The genomic window ACACTGAGGAAGAGATGATGAGTAAGTTTGTGCCCAACAATCTCTGAAACCCAACAGAGCAAGTACATGACATTCAAGGACCGTCTTTGGACCCTTTGTCTAACCTTTCCTTCTTCATTTTCTTCAAATTAGGCAATGGCGGCATGCCTCGATACATGAACAACGGCCCTGATTTCAGAATGATCGGTCTGGCTCGCATTGTGACAGACTACGTCAGCTTGGCGTACCTCACCGATGTCTTTATCATCGAGGAGTTCCAGCGTCGAGGCCTTGCCTCATGGATGATGCGTGCCCTGAAGGAGCTTGTTGACGAGTGGCCGAATCTTCGTGGCCTCATGCTCATGGCAAGTGAcaaagctgctgctcgcATGTATCAGCGCACTCTCGGCGCGGTCGATTTTGATAAGGGCCCCTCAGCAGGGATGGTcatgttggagatgggaggAAAGGGTCAAAAGGACGTTCCGGAGGAGCATTAATTCggaaagaggaagagaatgGAAAGACAGTATGGAAAAACCGTCGCGTCAATGACCCGTCCGTATGGCTTGTTATGCCTCCTCCCCATCTCTACTGTTGTTCTCTTTTTAGAACAATTGGCATCGGCCCGGAATTTCGATCAACGTTAGCATAgcagtttttctttttttagcGTACGGCCTTGGACTGTGCAGCTCTCAGTTCAACGGCTCGTTTGTATGGTGGCGCAATGGGAGGCTGGACAGGATCCAGAGAGACATGGTCCTCAGGGAGCAGATAGGATGCATCAGAGTCGAAGGCTGATAGATCTCCACAAGCAACAAACGGCGCAATCCATCGCGTACTCCTGTCGCTGCcttggttgttgttgttgtaaTTGCCACTGCCGTCGCCATCTTTCGTTTCGTCGTAGACTTCGAGCTCCGTGATACTAGAAGAATCAAGGGCATTTACACCCATGACCGATGCTGGGGTGCAATCCCATGCGCCAGTCTGCGGATTCTGCATGGCCGCGCGAGCTACAACAGGCAACTGCAGCTCCCTCTCCTTGACCATCTTGTCCAATCTTTCTCCCACACCCAGGGGCTCCTCTAAGCTCGCATGGAATCCCGTGGGCGGTCTGAAGTTCAAACACACGATGAAGGCCTCCATACTGCTCGCCCTCGAACTTCTCGGCTTCGCCACGACCACCTTTTCGAAAAAGATCTTGAGCTGCGCATACAGCACGTCCACGTTCCGCCCTCTGAAGATCTTGGCCACAAACTTGCCGCCCGGCTTCAGCACGCACAGCGCCAGGTTCAACGCCGCGAAAAGCAGCTGGCTCTGCACGTAGATGTCCAGGTCATGCAGGCCGGTCACGTCGGGCGCGCCGTCGCTCAGCACCAGGTCCACCGGGTGCGAGGccttgccctcggccgcgccctcggccgcgcgctgcgcgtcgtcgccgcccggGTCCAGCGCCCCGAGGAGCAGCGGCACCGTCGCGGGGTGCGTGATGTCCGCCTGCAGCGTGGTGATGCCCGCCAGGGGCGAGATGGGCTGCAGGTCAATCGCCACGATCTTGACGTCGTCCCTGGGCCGGGAGGCCGCGTGCTGcgcggcaatggcggcctcgacggccgaCTTGCCGCTGGGTGTCGTGGATGCCGGGAGCACGGAGAGCATGGAGCGCCGGAGGTGCGCTTCGCCGTCTTGCCATGACTTGAGCCCGAATTGCTCGTTTTTGATGAGCACCCGCGACAGCACTTGGGACCAGGAGCCGGGCGCGGCGCAGAGGTCGACTACGCGGGAGACGTTGGCGAATAGATTGAATTCTGGGGACGTTAGccgtgtgtgcgtgtgtgtgtgtgtgactGGGTTTGGACATGAGAGGACGTGACGGACCTTCGTCGAGCTGGAGGAGTTTGAAAGCGCTCCTGGCGCGCCAGCCTTGTTCTTTGGCGAGGCGGTAGTACGCATCGCGCTTGTCTTTGGACGATTTGCCCATTGTGAGGCGGGGACGGTGCTAGCTGGTGGGAGAGAGTTGGGCGTTGAGGGTAAATTTTCGGGGTTTGgtacgtttttttttttcgccttTGGAGGTTTGATACCACCCCCGCGATAGTGGGATGGCGGGGATGGATTGCCCCGCAATTCTCTAGTATTtgctacttaagtagatgACAACCTGGACGACTTGCACTTCATATTCGCATGTTCAGTGTACCCATCTGCATGAAAGTGATTATAGTTGATGAGTAAACCGTCAGTTATGCTTTATTTATACCTTAAATGCTACAAGCCTGCTTGTTATCGTACAACCAGCATTCTAAATGATCCCCAACTCACTGCCAACAGCCTCCAACGCCTCTCCCAGTAATCTCAAGATCGTGTCATCTCCGCCGACGCCTAATGCTCTTACCAACAAGGGATAAAGCCGCAAAAGGTGCTTCCTTCTTTCGCCTCTAGCCTTCTCTAGCGAAGGAATAGCCTCACCACGGCTTTCAAGCTCTACAAGCTTCGTCAATGTCCAGACTAGTTCCTTGCGCTGACTGAGTGGTTGTGGCATCTGTCCACGTAGTGGCTGGTCAGCGACGTAGGCGCGAATGGTTAGTGCGCATCGGAGAATGAGAAATGGTGCTGCTATGCTGGCGATGCGGTTTCGAAGTGTGGATACCATTTCCTCTTGTTCAACTTGTTTATTTTTCCTTGATTTTTGTTTCATGGGTTCGGAGGCTGTTGACTCTAGAGGGTCTTGGGCGGACACCAAGGAGAAGAGCTCGTCGAAAGCAACATAGGCCATCCTCCTCCGTTGCGTGGGCGGAATTGCGACCGTACGACCTGGCCTCGGCGCGTAAAGGGAGTGTAGGCCATATTTGTCCTCTTTGTCTGGGAATTCTTGTTCTGTATGTGTGAAATTGTGAATGATGGAATTCTTAAAGAGGCTCTCGGCATATGATTTTCTGGTTTTATCGGGAATATCATCTGCGCCAAGAGATGGAATTATGAGGGCTCGAAGGCTGCGGAACGATGAAATGTCAAACgtttcgtcctcgtcaaaggATGCTCCATCGGCACTCTCATCGCACTCCGCACTGAGAATACCATCTGCCacaccgacgacggcaacCCAAATTTCCCGAACAGTGTTGCTGGGAATTCCTAGCGCCCTTATTTTTGGGAGTGTAGCCTCCAGTACGGACAGCACTGACGAGGTTGCTAGTCTCCAAGGCTGGACTGATTTTGTAGAGATGGGGAAGTCGTATTTCAAAGCAATTGGCTTATGAAGAGCTGACAGCGCATCCGAAAACGCACCACTATTATAAATGTCCTCTTCAGACGCGTGGTTCAATATCAGAGTCTCGACAAGCTTCATACTggccttggacatggccacgtAGGTGCGTTTCGAGCCAGAGACATAAAGCTCTCGTTTGTACGCCAGTGTGACAAACTCTGACACTTGTTTAATCACGGCTGATATCACGCCCTCCACATCAGTTCGAATCATTTGAACAGCTGCCAGTGTTTGAGTCTGCAGACTCGTAGCATGCTCAATGTCTGAAACATGTGTACTAACTGAAGCTTCTTCCACAGTCTGACGCAACAAGGTAAGCATGCGTCTTACAGTTTCAACAGTCAAATCTTCTTGAATTAGATTGTAGACATCTCGCAGTGCCGCGACGTACGCAACCAAGCAGTTTTGATTGTCTTCTGCTTTGTCGCCCACCGCTTTTGAGGTCGGAATGCCCCTTGACCACAAGTCCCATGCGAACTCAACCGTCATCTTATTGAAGATTGGTTTCTTGTTGTCTCCAGTTTGTGAGAGAACATGACTCAGGGCCTTAAAAGCAGCAGTATTGATCTCAAGAACCTTGAAATCAAGCAAGGTGGCAAAATGCCCAAGAAGTTCTCGCCAAAGCTGATTGAATGACGGATGAGCTGTGAGAACATCGATGTGATTGGCGAGAAGGCCGGAAATACCATCAAGAACCACGACAGCAGTGCCGTGCCAGTCCACCTTGTCCCTTTCATTTACGTCGTCGTTAGATGCAGCGTCAAGCTCTTCCTCTAGGGAACAAAGAAGTTTGAAAATGACCGACTTGATGCATATTGACCAAGCCTCCGGATTAAGGCGGCCGCCATTTGCATCAAAGATTCTCAACAATGTTTGAATGGCTGAATTTCGCAAGTCAAGACGCTCATCCGAGGCGACTGTGGCTAATCTGAGAAGTAGTAGCATCCATAAGGCAGCATCTGAGCCCTTTTGTGTGTGATCTGCTGCCTTTCTTTCTAGCTCGGACTCGTCAGATCCATTCAATAGATCCGCTCTGATCTCTAGAGAATTTTCTTTTGCAGAAAGAAAATCTGACAATACCCAGAAGAAAGTGACCGTCTGCAATGTTTTATCAGTATACACCACACATCCATgaaaatatatataccaTGTAAACTCACCGTTAGCGCAATGTTAAGATCATCGTCCTGGGAGCAAAACTTGTACAACGTATCCACCAGAATCAAGAAGCAGGAATTAGGAAGAGAGGACAAAAAGTCCGAGCAAATAAGCTGCAATGAGCCGAACGCCGATCGAGTCAGCTTGGGTGATCGTGTGGAGAGCAATCCGGCCTCTGGACCCCGTCTACGTTCCTGAATAGCATTCGAGGTCACGAATCCGCTGCCAATGATGTCGAACGCAATATCCCAGCCACTCACCAGACTCTCGCCACAGCCCTCGATCAAACTCTTTAAACCTTCCAGGATGATTCTGTGAACCTCAATGTCTGTCGCCACACTGGCTACTGATGCAGAGCGAGCGTTCTGGTTAAGAGTTGTCAGTGCATCCCGCAAGGATGAAAGCAGCCTTAGCTGCACCGGACCCCTGCTGTCTTTCGGTATCGACGTTGTTGCCGTAGCTGCTTCGAGGATAAAGCGGGAGAGCGTCTCTGCAGCTTTAACCCTCACATGGGCGCCTAGAACGGGGGAATCAAGTGCGTGGATGATCTCGTTTGTCAAGATATTCCAACCCGATGCCGCTGGGTTATTCATCAGAAGCCTTTCCAAGTTCACATTCGCGATTTCACCCAGTTTGGCCAGTGCGAACAAAAATTCTTGATTTGGCGATGCCGAAACAGTGGTGGAAAAGCTCAACACGCggcggtggccatggccaagctgctTCTGCGAGGACTCGATGGGTGACGGAGAAGCAGAGTCACCCGCTTCCGGTTTCTCTGGAAGGTTTTGCTCAAGGAGATTACACACCGCTTCGACTACTTCGACGAAAGGAGCGTTGGGGAAGTCAACAGTGCTTTCGATCAATCGCGAGGCAGCAGTTTCAACAGATCTTATCTCATTGTTGAAATTGGCCATTAATGAATCGGAATCACCGCCGTGCTCGGCTCCGCGGCCAATGGACGGGGTTCGACCAGGTGCCTTGCCAGTGGCAAACAATACGAAATCTGCCTGTTGCAAGGTCTCAAAGATGATGCCCCATGCTGAGCCCAAGGTTGGGCCAAGCGCAATCCCGAGGTTGAGAAGGGCTCGCAAACAGAGTAGATTCCGAGTGTTCAACGACACTGCGGCGGCGTCAAAGGAGGCATTCCGTTGCTTTTCTGCTGAAGGAGAGGCCGGCGTTAATGTCTCAACACTTAAAAGACCACGGGCATTGCTGAAGAGTGTGTTTGCCGTGTCAGACGGGGTGCTGGGCGCCACAGATTTGGGCTGGCCCGAGTTCATACAAGCAGTGAGCAAATTAGGCGGCACAGCAGACTTGCCCAGTGTTGACAAGAAGGCGTCTCTAGGAGTAGTAAGCTGCAGCAGGCCAGATACATGGGCAAATCTCTGAAACGATCGCACCAGGCTGTGATAATACTCGGAATCGAGAGAAGCGTATAAGAATGTAGAGAACGTTGCAAGAATGGCAGGCCAGCATTCATCAACAATGGCGGCGCAAATTTTGATGTCCGGGTACATTGGGTGATCTTTAAGTTGAAGCGGATTGACGGGAACCGGATTCTTTTTAAAAGAAGCTGTCCGCTCTAAGCCTGCTAATTTCTTTTCCGGCAGATCAGAAGACGCGGGAGAGTCTCGACCAGAATCGTGCTTCGAGGCCttgcggcggctgcggctctCGCTAGGGACCGTAAGGGGTAGGATAAACTTGGCCAAACCGTCAGATAAAGATGAGAGACACGACAGAATCAGACTGTAGACGTATGATTCGGGGATGGACGGCGGGTCGGTCTTGTCAAGTTGGTCAATGCAAGGTACTCTAATAGAGCTCCATTGAGTGCTGATGCCCGTGTTTGAAGCTTCAGAATTGATGGAGCTACTAATTATACCACTCATGCCGGCCTCAAGCATCGCGTGATCTGTGGATTGAGCAAGATTTGTCGACGGATCAGACATTGGCATGGTAGACTGATGGCCAAGCCCGATTACCGCAGGCTTTTCTGTGCTTAGCCTAACAAAGGTTGCAGCCAGTGTCTTGATGATATTCCTCTCCCCCTTTTTGTCATCATATAGGGAGAATATCTTTCGGACCAAGACGTAGTCGCTAAATATGCTTCTGAATACTTCCATGCAGAGTGCTCTCTTCCACAATGCCGAATCCTGGTCCAGTAGGTGTGTGAGGATTTCCAGAGCGTCACCGCATTCCTTTGGCAAAATGTCGATGTGTCTTCGCAGCATTGTGTACAGAATGCGGACAAGCCTGACTGTGGTAGCAAAGGAAGGCCTGCCCTTGAGAGCGCTGACAATGAGAGGCATTACTCTGACGCGAAGAATATGGGCCTGCTCAGCGTGTGTAGTGAACACAGAGGCGTGATTTGTTATAACAGGCTCAATCAGCTCCAGCCCGAAGGTTTGTGGAAGGCTCGAGAATCTCAAGAACTCGGGTCTCTGGTTCTCAGTCATGAGGCATAGGTCGTTGAAGATCTACCATGCCGGTCAGCTACATTCGTCTTCGGAATTGTATGAGATAGCCTACTCTGTATGCATCAAGGGCCGCTGCACGAAGCTGAACCGTCCCATCCGCAGAGGCCGCTTCACCAACCACCGGAGCATCTGGTCCATTCTCTGAGCAACTTGTCAGCCATCAATAGGTATTGTAGCGTCCTACGCAAACCAAGAACTTACTATCTTCTGAAACAACCTTATCAAATACCGAAACAACCAACTGCTGCAGCGTTGCGGCACTTGTATTATTCACAATCGCATTCTTGCTACTTTGCAAAATGAAGCAAATGTTCAACGCTGTCACTAGCAAATTCCCATTCAACTCGGCAGAGTAGTTCTgcagcaaagacggcagAGCCTGCAGAATCTTGAGCTGAACATCTAGCCCAGCAGAAGACGCCTGCATCAACGCCTCCAGGACTTGGTTGAGCTTGGACTTGGGCAATGCCTTGGCGACGATGAGCCGCTGGAGGCATacaatggcgatggcggtgaACTTTGCGTTTTTCGTCCCGCATGCTATGATGAAGGGGTTGACAAAGTTGGGTTTTTGCGAGAGCACTGGACACACGAAACGGTTAGATGACGATGGATTCGAAAGAGCTTGGCTTTGATGATGCGCATACATTCTGGGGCTGCTTGCTCAGATACGCTGCCAAGCTGCTTGAGCTCCTCAAGAGACTTTTCAGCCGCCTACAACGGAGTATCAGCACACTTTCATACATGATATAACTCGATTTAGCGTCACGCGATGCGCTGCAAGCGTACCTGTCTCAAGTCATTATGCTTCCTCTTGCTCTCGTGTATGAGGTTCGCCAACTCGTTGGCGAGCAGTTGCGTCGTCATGTTAGGCTAACCCGCGCGAAACCCGCCCGTACGTACGCAAAGAACCCCGTTTCTCATCCATGCAGCTTCGGGGATTAACCGGCGCGCAGTTATTTATCCAGATGAGATTGCAGAATTTAATGTTCAACCGATGCActgttggtgttgacgtATGACACGAGAGACGGCTGTGTGAGGTGTGGTGCCTGCCAACAAAGGGGACGTGGCCGGTTCAGACCCACATGCACCCGCACCTTCTGACATTTGTTATCTCTTTAGATGCggaatggctcgtggagactcgcttacctaagaaaattgtatggcagaggagtctcCGCGAGCCACGCCGCATCGGAggtcttttttccctttgtgTTTCGTCCCCTTGACTTGTATCAtgtttttatatttttttttaaataaaaaaaaccctTTTAAACATGGTTCATTTACatttttagcttaaaagtaTCTATTTTTTAATTCTTGAAAcctttgactttttttttccgcaatattatacggagtactaaatatacggagtattactACTCCGCAGTAGGCGCAGGTATCGACACAGCTCCACATTCATGCGCGTCGTCGGGATGTATACCGCGTGCCGAGACTCTCTGCCGGGTAGCATCGCTCCTCCTTTCCTGCAGCGTATCTTACCAAGAAGTCAGTTTCGTGCTAGCATTGAGTCCCCATATGTACACGTCAGAAAGATGGTGCGTGTTGATTGAAATACgtaatagttataaatagGTGCCAGCTCTATGGCATAACCACTCGAGACAATCCAACGTATCTAAGCGGATGACAATCCAAGTTCATACATGATTCTTTTCTCCGTGAACCCCCAATAATCGAAGATACAGAAGGCCTTACGCCTGTGCCACGTGAAGCTATGGCAATGTGACGAAAATCATGGCAGAACCAGCTCTGCGAGTCTAGCGGCCGGGCGGCCAGTGCATCAAATATGCGCTTTATTCTAAAATTGCTTCAAAATAGCGCATCAAAAGGCTTTTTGCTTCgtaaataaataaacaaGCAAATAATTTCAACACCAATCAGCAAGTCGAGCTCGGCTCCTCCCAAAATACAAAAATATCCTCGCAGCACTGGGGAACGCGTTAGCTAAAGCCCGTTGTTCCATGTCGAGTGTAGGAAGCTGACTCACCGACGCCAAAGCAAACTTCAAATCCAGTCATGAACACGTGGACGCTTAAACAGGAGCGTTGGTGAAGAGGTAAGAAACAGATTCACCGTTGTGTGTGCGGCGGATAGCCTGTTTATAGAGTCAGTTGTGAGCTGATCCAATCTTGGTCGACGAAAGTTTTCATCACACGTACCTCTGCTAGAGTAGCCGAGACGTCAATCACCTTGAGTTTGGGACATCTTTCAGTCTTATCACCGAGAGGAACGGCTGCAGAAATTGTTAGCATAGTATTTTTGATAAGCCAGGATAATCTCAAGTGTAGCTCACTGTTTGTGACAACCAAGCCGGCAAGGCAGGAAGCGTTGATGTTCTCGATCGCCTTGCCACTCAGAATGCCGTGAGTGACAATAGCGTAAACCTCCTTGGCACCGTGCTGGTTGACAgtctcggcagccttgacaAGCTGTTGCAGAATGGTTAGTCCATGCGGCTtcaaagggaaaaaaaatggAGGAGGGGATGGGTTTGCATACGGTGCCGCACGTATCAGCCATGTCATCGACCAGGATGGCAACCTTGTCCTGAACATCGCCAACCAGGACCATGCGGCCAACGACATTGGGGCGAGGTCGCTCTTTGTGAATGAGAGCAAACCCGACATTCAAGCGGTCAGCAATGGCAGTGGCTCGCTTGGCACCGCCGGCATCAGGGGAGACGATGACGCAGTTTTCTGACTCCAGATTCTCGCGGATCCAGCGAAGAACGGAAGGCTCAGCATAGAGGTTGTCGACAGGGACGTTGAAGAAGCCCTGAATCTGAGAGGCGTGCAAGTCCATGGTAATGACGTGATTCTAATAAACGGGAGTTAGCAAAGATGGTCAGCTGGTCGTATAATCGGGCGTTGATGCGTTTTACATACGCAACCAGAGACTTGCAGCATGTTGGCAATGAGTTTGGCACTAATCGGCGCACGCGacttgtccttcttgtcctggcgAGCATAAGGAAAGTTGGGGATGACGGCAGTGATGCGACGAGCGGAAGCAGTCCGGCAAGCATGGATCATGATGAGCAATTCCATGAGCCCGTCGTTGACGTCTCCGGGGGCAGTCGACTGAAGGATGAAGACGTCTTCATCTCGGACAGATTCTCCAATGGACACACTAGTCTCTTGATTTGAGTAGTTGAGACTCATTGTGTTGGCGACATTGATGCCCAGCCTGGGGTGAAATATCAATCAGCCAACGACGCCAGGTGGATACATGATGAATGATGTGCCAGTGCCACACATTTTGGCATCAGTTGCAAAGACGAGGGGGGGAAAAGAATGCATACCGACTGGCGACTTTGGCACTCAGATTCGGGTGAGAGCTCCCCGAAATGAGCTTGATTTCGTTTGCCATTTGGTCCAACATGGCCGGTGATGTTCGGCGGGAGGGGAAAGTCGGGAAGGAGCGCAGATGAAGTCGATCGAGGTCAAGTGGGAGAAATTTTTAGCGGCACTCAGAAGGCTGCAAGTGTCGCGGGCTGCGGGACCAGACTGGCACTGATTGATCCCGCTGAGACTCGAGTGAGACCAGGACTGCAAGGGgggcctttgcctttttatCTTTTGGCTGTCGGTACTCAATTACGCACTTGATACTGGATGGGTATGGAAGTATGCGACGAGCGAGGACTCTACTACGCTCGCGAGCTGCTCATGGGTGCGAGGCGTCAAAAGTTTTTTTCTCTAGACGTCGGCCGGATCAAGCCATTCGCTCGCCTGGGGCCGATGGATCAATCTCCAAGTCACTGCCGCCAAAACCGGGTGCTGCCCGCTGCCGGTCTCTCTGCTCCTCCCCATCtccctcggcgccgagtcATGTGATGGGACGCTGCCTGAGTGCCAATTGAGACCTCTGGTGGACCGTACATGTAGGCGCATGTCTGGTAGCACGTACTTGATCACACACCAGTGACGGCTCGCAGCGGCTATGCTAGGCTGGGGCGTCTGCAGTGCGCTAGAGCGGCTGTCAGCCCACTAACATGGAACCAGACTGGACCGTTCCAGACGCGCTCCCAGAAGCCCGAAGCTAAATTCACAGACCAGACAGCACTTCACCATTGCTGACGTCTTTTCGTCGTCACTTCGACCCCCCGCCAGTTCACCCGACACAATCGAGCACCAGCATCAtcgcccgtcagcgactCCGGCAAGAGAACGCCGTCAGCCCGTCGCCTCTTCTCGCCACTGTTTCCTTCTGGGCTCAATTGCGGCCGCTGCGTTGCATGGTGGTGCGGCGCCTGGTGTCGGCGCTGGTGCCCAAAGCTGCC from Metarhizium brunneum chromosome 2, complete sequence includes these protein-coding regions:
- the mon2 gene encoding Protein MON2, coding for MTTQLLANELANLIHESKRKHNDLRQAAEKSLEELKQLGSVSEQAAPELLSQKPNFVNPFIIACGTKNAKFTAIAIVCLQRLIVAKALPKSKLNQVLEALMQASSAGLDVQLKILQALPSLLQNYSAELNGNLLVTALNICFILQSSKNAIVNNTSAATLQQLVVSVFDKVVSEDKNGPDAPVVGEAASADGTVQLRAAALDAYRIFNDLCLMTENQRPEFLRFSSLPQTFGLELIEPVITNHASVFTTHAEQAHILRVRVMPLIVSALKGRPSFATTVRLVRILYTMLRRHIDILPKECGDALEILTHLLDQDSALWKRALCMEVFRSIFSDYVLVRKIFSLYDDKKGERNIIKTLAATFVRLSTEKPAVIGLGHQSTMPMSDPSTNLAQSTDHAMLEAGMSGIISSSINSEASNTGISTQWSSIRVPCIDQLDKTDPPSIPESYVYSLILSCLSSLSDGLAKFILPLTVPSESRSRRKASKHDSGRDSPASSDLPEKKLAGLERTASFKKNPVPVNPLQLKDHPMYPDIKICAAIVDECWPAILATFSTFLYASLDSEYYHSLVRSFQRFAHVSGLLQLTTPRDAFLSTLGKSAVPPNLLTACMNSGQPKSVAPSTPSDTANTLFSNARGLLSVETLTPASPSAEKQRNASFDAAAVSLNTRNLLCLRALLNLGIALGPTLGSAWGIIFETLQQADFVLFATGKAPGRTPSIGRGAEHGGDSDSLMANFNNEIRSVETAASRLIESTVDFPNAPFVEVVEAVCNLLEQNLPEKPEAGDSASPSPIESSQKQLGHGHRRVLSFSTTVSASPNQEFLFALAKLGEIANVNLERLLMNNPAASGWNILTNEIIHALDSPVLGAHVRVKAAETLSRFILEAATATTSIPKDSRGPVQLRLLSSLRDALTTLNQNARSASVASVATDIEVHRIILEGLKSLIEGCGESLVSGWDIAFDIIGSGFVTSNAIQERRRGPEAGLLSTRSPKLTRSAFGSLQLICSDFLSSLPNSCFLILVDTLYKFCSQDDDLNIALTTVTFFWVLSDFLSAKENSLEIRADLLNGSDESELERKAADHTQKGSDAALWMLLLLRLATVASDERLDLRNSAIQTLLRIFDANGGRLNPEAWSICIKSVIFKLLCSLEEELDAASNDDVNERDKVDWHGTAVVVLDGISGLLANHIDVLTAHPSFNQLWRELLGHFATLLDFKVLEINTAAFKALSHVLSQTGDNKKPIFNKMTVEFAWDLWSRGIPTSKAVGDKAEDNQNCLVAYVAALRDVYNLIQEDLTVETVRRMLTLLRQTVEEASVSTHVSDIEHATSLQTQTLAAVQMIRTDVEGVISAVIKQVSEFVTLAYKRELYVSGSKRTYVAMSKASMKLVETLILNHASEEDIYNSGAFSDALSALHKPIALKYDFPISTKSVQPWRLATSSVLSVLEATLPKIRALGIPSNTVREIWVAVVGVADGILSAECDESADGASFDEDETFDISSFRSLRALIIPSLGADDIPDKTRKSYAESLFKNSIIHNFTHTEQEFPDKEDKYGLHSLYAPRPGRTVAIPPTQRRRMAYVAFDELFSLVSAQDPLESTASEPMKQKSRKNKQVEQEEMVSTLRNRIASIAAPFLILRCALTIRAYVADQPLRGQMPQPLSQRKELVWTLTKLVELESRGEAIPSLEKARGERRKHLLRLYPLLVRALGVGGDDTILRLLGEALEAVGSELGII
- the PRPS2 gene encoding Ribose-phosphate pyrophosphokinase 2, with protein sequence MLDQMANEIKLISGSSHPNLSAKVASRLGINVANTMSLNYSNQETSVSIGESVRDEDVFILQSTAPGDVNDGLMELLIMIHACRTASARRITAVIPNFPYARQDKKDKSRAPISAKLIANMLQVSGCNHVITMDLHASQIQGFFNVPVDNLYAEPSVLRWIRENLESENCVIVSPDAGGAKRATAIADRLNVGFALIHKERPRPNVVGRMVLVGDVQDKVAILVDDMADTCGTLVKAAETVNQHGAKEVYAIVTHGILSGKAIENINASCLAGLVVTNTVPLGDKTERCPKLKVIDVSATLAEAIRRTHNGESVSYLFTNAPV